The Crassaminicella indica genomic interval TGAAGATAAATAAGGACAATTTTATATTTGTTCTTATTTATTTTATTTTGTAACCTTTTTTTCCTCATTACATAATATGTAAATGTAAACAAAAATTTATTAGCTAAAGATAATTTTTTAAAATTTTTCTTAGAATAATCATTAGCTAATAAAAATAGGAGGTCAAAAATGGAAAAGCTTATTCCACTTTCTACTCTTTCTGTAGGAACTGCTGGCCGCGTCTCAGATTTGATAACAACAGGCTTATCAAGAAGAAGAATGTTAGATTTGGGTCTTGTTCCCGGAACAGTTGTCAGTGTAATCAGAAAAAGTCCATTAGGAGATCCTGTTGCATATAACATAAGAGGTGCCATAATTGCTTTAAGAGGCGAAGAAGCATCTCTTATTTTAGTAAAGCCAATTTAACTCTATAGAAGGGAGGAAAAGGAATGGGACTTACCTGTCAATCATGTGGTAAAGCTCTATTAAAAGAAAAATTCAATATACGAGTAGGGAATAATGATAGATTAGTAATTGCTTTAGCGGGTAACCCAAATGTAGGAAAAAGTACTGTATTTAATGCTTTGACAGGACTTAAACAGCATACAGGGAATTGGCCCGGAAAAACTGTTTCAAACACTCGAGGTAGTTATAAATACAAAAACAAAAAATTCGTACTTGTAGATTTGCCTGGAACATACTCCCTTTTAGCTAATTCAGTTGAAGAACAAGTAGCAAGAGATTTCATTTGCTTTGGAAAACCGGATGCTACTGTTGTAGTTACAGATGCAACCTGTCTTGAAAGAAACCTAAACTTAGTTCTACAGGTTATGGAGCTTACTGATCATGTTATCCTTTGCGTCAATTTAATGGATGAAGCTAAAAGAAAAGGAATATTTATAGATACAAAAGCTTTAGCAAAAGCTCTAGGTATTCCTGTAGTAGGTACCTCTGCTAGAAGTGGTGAAGGATTAATTGAACTTATGGATAAAATTCATAATATTAGCATAGGACTTGAAAAAAGCTCTCCTAAAAGAATTGTATATCCTAAAGAAATTGAGGAAGAAATAAAAAAACTCATCCCTCATATAAAAGGATTATTAGGAGATCAATTAAATCCTAGATGGGTAGCTTTAAAAATATTAGAAGGGGATAAAACCCTATTAGATTCCATACAGCAATTTTTATATACCGAAAACTGTTTCAAGCACCAAAGTGAGGTGGCATGTGTCTATGAATAGTAAAACTCAACCATACGATGTGTTAGTTTCTATGCAAAATAAAATTACTAAAGAAAAACATAATCATTTTAGGGATATGATGGTAAGCAGTATTTATTCCCAAGCAGAAGAAATTGCAAATAATGTTGTTACCAAAAGCAATAAGAAAAAAATTGATTGGGATAAAAAATTAGATGACATCCTTACCTCTAGAATAACAGGATATCCTATTATGTTTTTATTATTAGGCTTAGTTTTTTTCATTACCATAACAGGTGCTAATGTACCATCAGCACTTTTAGCAGATTTCTTATTTGGCATAGAAGCACAGCTTACAACTTTTTTCATAAAAGCAAATGCTCCAGCTTGGCTTCACGGTATTCTTATATTAGGTATGTATCGAACATTAGCGTGGGTTATTTCCGTTATGCTTCCGCCTATGGCTATATTCTTCCCATGTTTTACACTACTAGAAGATTTAGGTTATCTTCCTCGTATAGCCTTTAATCTTGATCGCTTGTTTAAAAAAGCAGGTGCTCATGGAAAACAGTCCCTTACAATGAGCATGGGATTTGGATGCAACGCTGCAGGAATTATTGCTTGTAGGATTATTGATTCTCCAAGAGAAAGACTCATTGCAATGCTTACAAATAATTTTGTTCCTTGCAACGGTCGTTTTCCTACACTTATTGCCATATCTTCTATTTTTATAGGCAGCGCTGTAGCAAGCAAATATCGTAGTATTGCAGCAACCTTCTTTGTTTGTATACTTGTATTGTTTGGAATTTCTATAACATTATTGGTTTCATGGGGACTTTCAAAAACTATATTAAAAGGAGTACCATCTTCATTTACACTGGAACTTCCCCCTTATAGACGCCCTCAATTTGGAAAAATTATCTATCGATCCATAATCGACCGAACCATATTTGTATTAGGTCGTGCTGCTTTAGTAGCTGCTCCTGCCGGTCTTATTACATGGATTTTAGCCAATGTATTTATAGGAAATCAAAGTATATTAGCACATTTAGCAGCCATTTTACAGCCCTTTGGTCGTCTTATTGGTATGGATGGCTTTATATTAATAGCTTTTATTCTTGGTTTACCAGCAAATGAAATCGTTCTACCTATTTTGATTATGAGTTATATGGCAAAGGGAAGTATACTTGAATTAGACAGTCTAAATGCAATGGGAAATTTATTTATTGAAAATGGTTGGAATTGGTTGACTGCTTTAAATGTTATGATCTTTTCACTCCTGCATTTCCCTTGTGCCACTACACTTTGGACTATCAAAAAAGAATGTAACAGCTTAAAATGGACACTTTTTGCAGCCATTATGCCTACAATTATTGCAATAATTACATGTTTTATTATAACACAAGGAGCTAGAATTATAGGATTGATATAGCTTCATATAAATTTATACAATAAAAAAGACCTTTATTTTAACAAACAAAAATACTATTAAAGTAAAGGTCTAATTTCAAAATTTTTGTCGATAAAGAAAAAAATAAATTTTATTTTTTCATCCTTCTTAATTTTCCTTATTTATTCTCTATATTTCCCATTGTTTAGCTTTTTCCATTTCATTATACATATTGTAATATCTTTTCCTATTCTTAATTAACTGGTTGTGTTTTCCTCGTTCTTCTATCCTTCCTTCGTTTAAAACAATAATTTGATCTGCATCTTTTATTGTATTTAATCTATGGGCTATAACGATTACCGTTTTATTAGCTGTAAGTTTTTTAATAGATTTTCTAATTTCTAGCTCATTATCTGCATCTAAAGATGCAGTAGCTTCATCTAATAATATGATAGGAGCATCTTTAAGTATTGCTCTTGCTATAGATATTCTTTGCTTTTCTCCTCCAGATAAAGTAGATCCTCCTTCGCCAACTATTGTTTCATATTTATTTTCTAGCTTTTCTATAAACTCATCGCAATTAGCAAGCTTTGCTGCTCTTATAACTTCTTCCTCAGTTGCCTTTAAATTTCCCAATTTTATATTGTTATATATTGTATCATTTAAAAGGTATACATCTTGAAATACCATACTAATATGCTTTAATAGTGCATCAGGATGAATATCTCTTATATCTTTTCCACCTATTTTGATAGTTCCATTGTTTATATCCCAAAATCTAGCAATTAAACTCATAATAGTAGTTTTTCCTGAACCAGAAGGCCCTATAAGTGCTGTCATAGTTCCTTCCTTAGCTTCAAAGCTTAAATTATTAATAATATTTTCTCCTTTTTCATATTCAAAGCTTACATTTTTAAACTCAATACTATAATTATCAAAATCTACTTCTTCATATTTATAGCTCATTTCTGGAGTATTATATGTTTGTATTAACTTTTGTGATGCCAATTTTAGATATCTAAATATTCCATATTGAGCACCAAATGCTCTTAATACATTTGTAAGTGCTATATTTATGATAATAAAAGTTAATAATTCTTTTTTCCCTATACTTCCTACTCCAAATTTTGTTATAGCGATTAAGAGTAATACTGGAAAGCTTATATCGACTATTATTTGAAATATAAGCACAAAAGGTACAATAGCCACTTCTGTTCTTATGCTTTCTCTTCTTAAATCTCTAAAGGAATTTTCTAATCTTTCAAATTTTTCTCCTGTTAAATTATGTGCTCTAAATTCCTGTATACCATTTAGATACTCAACCATTCTTGAAATCACTTGATTCATTACATGTTTTTTATACTTTCCTATAGCACTAACCCTCTCACCTCCCATATATATGATAGGAATTGCAATTAGTACAAATACTAGTTGAATCATTCCTAGCTGTATATCAATGACAAAGGTTAATGCAAGAAGATAAATACTAAGAAAAACTGTTTTTATTAAATCACTAGTATTATGCGTGATTATTTTTTCAAAGTCCTGTAAATCATTCGTCATAATATTAGATAGACTTCCTATGCTATTTTTGTTGAAAAATCCTAAATTTATATTTCTAATATGATCTCCTAGTGAAATACGCATTTTTTCAATAGCTCTAGCCCCTCTAGCTTGTATTTCTGTATATCCTTTTGCATTCACTAACGCTCTAGCAATAAAAGCAGCAATCATAATGCTTGAATATATTTTTATTTTCGAAAAACTTAATGTATCATTAATTAAATCTAACAATACAAAATACAACATTGCATAAAAAAACATGTGAAATATAGTATCTATTGTTAATAAAATAATAGGCTTTCTAAGTTTTTTACTGTCTTCCCCCAATAATTTTTTTATATCAGAAAGCATCTTATGCCCCCCTTTCTACTTCTAAGACTTCATAATCATATAAATCCCAAAGATGTCTATAGAGTCCTTTTTTATTCATAAGAAAATCATGGGTTCCCTGTTCTACAATTTCTCCTTCATTTAATACTACGATTTTATCTGCATTTTTTATTGTGTATAGTCTATGGGCTATGATTATAGCTGTTTTACCCCTTAACAAAGTCCTAAGTGCTTGCTGT includes:
- a CDS encoding FeoA family protein, with product MEKLIPLSTLSVGTAGRVSDLITTGLSRRRMLDLGLVPGTVVSVIRKSPLGDPVAYNIRGAIIALRGEEASLILVKPI
- a CDS encoding FeoB small GTPase domain-containing protein, whose translation is MGLTCQSCGKALLKEKFNIRVGNNDRLVIALAGNPNVGKSTVFNALTGLKQHTGNWPGKTVSNTRGSYKYKNKKFVLVDLPGTYSLLANSVEEQVARDFICFGKPDATVVVTDATCLERNLNLVLQVMELTDHVILCVNLMDEAKRKGIFIDTKALAKALGIPVVGTSARSGEGLIELMDKIHNISIGLEKSSPKRIVYPKEIEEEIKKLIPHIKGLLGDQLNPRWVALKILEGDKTLLDSIQQFLYTENCFKHQSEVACVYE
- a CDS encoding nucleoside recognition domain-containing protein, with protein sequence MNSKTQPYDVLVSMQNKITKEKHNHFRDMMVSSIYSQAEEIANNVVTKSNKKKIDWDKKLDDILTSRITGYPIMFLLLGLVFFITITGANVPSALLADFLFGIEAQLTTFFIKANAPAWLHGILILGMYRTLAWVISVMLPPMAIFFPCFTLLEDLGYLPRIAFNLDRLFKKAGAHGKQSLTMSMGFGCNAAGIIACRIIDSPRERLIAMLTNNFVPCNGRFPTLIAISSIFIGSAVASKYRSIAATFFVCILVLFGISITLLVSWGLSKTILKGVPSSFTLELPPYRRPQFGKIIYRSIIDRTIFVLGRAALVAAPAGLITWILANVFIGNQSILAHLAAILQPFGRLIGMDGFILIAFILGLPANEIVLPILIMSYMAKGSILELDSLNAMGNLFIENGWNWLTALNVMIFSLLHFPCATTLWTIKKECNSLKWTLFAAIMPTIIAIITCFIITQGARIIGLI
- a CDS encoding ABC transporter ATP-binding protein translates to MLSDIKKLLGEDSKKLRKPIILLTIDTIFHMFFYAMLYFVLLDLINDTLSFSKIKIYSSIMIAAFIARALVNAKGYTEIQARGARAIEKMRISLGDHIRNINLGFFNKNSIGSLSNIMTNDLQDFEKIITHNTSDLIKTVFLSIYLLALTFVIDIQLGMIQLVFVLIAIPIIYMGGERVSAIGKYKKHVMNQVISRMVEYLNGIQEFRAHNLTGEKFERLENSFRDLRRESIRTEVAIVPFVLIFQIIVDISFPVLLLIAITKFGVGSIGKKELLTFIIINIALTNVLRAFGAQYGIFRYLKLASQKLIQTYNTPEMSYKYEEVDFDNYSIEFKNVSFEYEKGENIINNLSFEAKEGTMTALIGPSGSGKTTIMSLIARFWDINNGTIKIGGKDIRDIHPDALLKHISMVFQDVYLLNDTIYNNIKLGNLKATEEEVIRAAKLANCDEFIEKLENKYETIVGEGGSTLSGGEKQRISIARAILKDAPIILLDEATASLDADNELEIRKSIKKLTANKTVIVIAHRLNTIKDADQIIVLNEGRIEERGKHNQLIKNRKRYYNMYNEMEKAKQWEI